One window from the genome of Ananas comosus cultivar F153 unplaced genomic scaffold, ASM154086v1, whole genome shotgun sequence encodes:
- the LOC109704867 gene encoding G-type lectin S-receptor-like serine/threonine-protein kinase At2g19130 isoform X2, with translation MHSRKRDFYASKSSGCSNLSELDISHVPRLLNPYRKAQVNSSIIWQSFDHPGDTWMPGGWLGFNKITGEYLSITCWENPENPARGPFSESLDPDGSNQYVLLYNGSQVYWSSGLWNGQYFSSVPGTAQQTVFNFTFVDNRERKYAMYTITDSSVITRFVVGSSGLGQQFLWLSNRQEWQPVFTQPLSHCDVPSLCGPFGLCDLESPSLCRCPQGFEPVLNEEWELNDWNLGCKRKTQLKCGTKSNLNREGEERDGFFMMINMRLPSNGEKLMVISAEECEMACLNNCSCSAYSFDTSCLIWTANLQNLQQLYSGDHGGGTVYLRLAAADLPSTNNSHKVKTVVIVSLVGGLLGMVIVLFGLIWLCRRWRKSQILSKVEGSLIRFSYGDLRHATKNFSEKLGGGGFGSVFKGALPDSTQVAVKKLEGSRQGEKQFQAEVLTLGAIQHINLLRLCGFCCESSQRLLVYEFMPNGSLDSVLFKKDSDIMLSWNMRYRISLGIARGLAYLHEECRECIIHCDIKPGNILLDADFKAKVADFGMAKLIGRDFSRVLTTMRGTIGYLAPEWISGLPISPKVDVYSFGMMLFEIISGQRNSMHFEEGSKYYYPSWAAQKVIEGDEKCLLDSRLGGEADLEEVRRASRVACWCIQDAEMDRPIMGQVVQSLEGVLEVDVPRIPRSLQHLMEDQISHMYDDVSSVAEQGASESSQGGYK, from the exons ATGCATTCAAGAAAGAGAGATTTCTACGCCAGCAAAAGTTCAGGCTGCTCAAATCTGTCGGAATTGGACATATCTCATGTTCCAAGATTACTTAATCCCTACAGAAAAGCCCAG GTGAATTCATCGATCATATGGCAGAGCTTCGACCATCCGGGCGATACTTGGATGCCGGGTGGATGGCTTGGGTTTAACAAGATTACCGGAGAGTATCTAAGCATCACTTGTTGGGAAAACCCCGAAAACCCTGCCCGTGGTCCTTTTTCTGAGAGCTTGGACCCAGATGGATCAAACCAATATGTTCTACTATACAATGGGTCTCAAGTATATTGGAGTAGTGGGCTATGGAATGGCCAATACTTCTCCTCAGTTCCCGGAACTGCACAACAAACTGTGTTTAATTTCACCTTCGTTGACAACCGAGAGCGAAAGTATGCTATGTATACAATTACAGATAGCTCGGTGATCACTCGCTTTGTGGTGGGCTCTTCAGGGCTAGGGCAGCAATTTCTTTGGCTAAGTAATAGACAAGAGTGGCAGCCAGTGTTTACTCAACCTCTATCTCATTGTGATGTGCCCTCGCTTTGTGGACCTTTTGGGCTTTGCGACCTGGAAAGCCCGAGCCTTTGTCGATGCCCCCAGGGGTTTGAGCCAGTATTAAATGAGGAATGGGAGCTAAATGATTGGAATTTGGGGTGTAAAAGGAAAACCCAGTTGAAATGTGGGACTAAATCAAACTTGAacagagaaggagaagagagagacggGTTTTTTATGATGATTAATATGAGATTGCCGAGTAATGGAGAGAAATTAATGGTTATAAGTGCTGAGGAGTGTGAAATGGCTTGTTTGAACAATTGCTCTTGTAGTGCTTATTCTTTTGATACCAGTTGTTTGATCTGGACGGCCAATCTTCAAAATCTTCAGCAGTTATACAGTGGTGATCATGGAGGTGGTACAGTTTATCTCCGACTCGCTGCAGCTGATCTTCCTAGTACAAACAATTCACACAAAGTAAAAACCGTTGTTATAGTAAGCTTAGTCGGCGGTCTACTTGGTATGGTCATTGTTCTCTTTGGACTAATTTGGTTATGCAGACGTTGGAGGAAGTCTCAAATATTGAGCAAAGTGGAGGGCTCTTTGATTCGATTCTCATATGGTGATTTACGGCACGCCACGAAGAACTTCTCAGAGAAGCTTGGCGGTGGCGGCTTTGGCTCGGTATTCAAAGGAGCACTTCCGGACTCGACGCAAGTAGCTGTAAAGAAGCTCGAGGGATCCAGACAAGGCGAAAAGCAGTTCCAGGCGGAGGTGCTTACTCTTGGAGCCATCCAGCACATTAATCTTCTCCGCCTTTGCGGCTTCTGCTGTGAGAGTAGCCAAAGGCTTCTGGTTTACGAGTTCATGCCGAACGGATCCCTAGATTCCGTTCTGTTTAAAAAGGACTCCGATATCATGCTAAGCTGGAACATGCGCTATAGGATAAGTCTTGGAATTGCGAGGGGATTAGCGTACCTTCACGAGGAGTGCCGAGAATGTATCATACACTGCGACATAAAGCCAGGTAACATACTTTTGGATGCCGacttcaaagcaaaagttgCAGACTTTGGCATGGCCAAGCTTATCGGTCGCGATTTTAGCCGAGTCTTAACGACAATGAGGGGGACAATCGGGTACTTAGCTCCCGAATGGATTTCGGGTCTACCAATTAGCCCGAAAGTGGACGTTTATAGCTTTGGCATGATGCTTTTCGAGATAATATCCGGTCAGAGGAATAGTATGCACTTTGAGGAGGGCAGTAAGTACTACTATCCTTCATGGGCCGCGCAAAAAGTGATCGAGGGCGATGAGAAGTGCTTGTTGGATAGCAGATTGGGTGGCGAAGCCGATTTGGAGGAGGTGAGAAGGGCTTCTAGAGTGGCTTGTTGGTGTATTCAGGATGCAGAGATGGACAGGCCAATAATGGGGCAGGTGGTGCAGAGCTTAGAGGGGGTTTTGGAGGTGGATGTGCCGCGGATTCCGCGGTCTCTTCAGCACTT
- the LOC109704867 gene encoding G-type lectin S-receptor-like serine/threonine-protein kinase At2g19130 isoform X1, with protein MASKSKPCFSLPPFFPSFLFFFFFFFFSLRTHLSLPTDSLSFGQSLSGKQTLISKEGNFELGFFSPSTSNNNFYIGIWYKKLPTQTIIWVANRDAPIFKTSSAELKVSDQGNLVLLNGSKSPIWLSSSTPSYSNATSAVLLDSGNFVLTNSVNSSIIWQSFDHPGDTWMPGGWLGFNKITGEYLSITCWENPENPARGPFSESLDPDGSNQYVLLYNGSQVYWSSGLWNGQYFSSVPGTAQQTVFNFTFVDNRERKYAMYTITDSSVITRFVVGSSGLGQQFLWLSNRQEWQPVFTQPLSHCDVPSLCGPFGLCDLESPSLCRCPQGFEPVLNEEWELNDWNLGCKRKTQLKCGTKSNLNREGEERDGFFMMINMRLPSNGEKLMVISAEECEMACLNNCSCSAYSFDTSCLIWTANLQNLQQLYSGDHGGGTVYLRLAAADLPSTNNSHKVKTVVIVSLVGGLLGMVIVLFGLIWLCRRWRKSQILSKVEGSLIRFSYGDLRHATKNFSEKLGGGGFGSVFKGALPDSTQVAVKKLEGSRQGEKQFQAEVLTLGAIQHINLLRLCGFCCESSQRLLVYEFMPNGSLDSVLFKKDSDIMLSWNMRYRISLGIARGLAYLHEECRECIIHCDIKPGNILLDADFKAKVADFGMAKLIGRDFSRVLTTMRGTIGYLAPEWISGLPISPKVDVYSFGMMLFEIISGQRNSMHFEEGSKYYYPSWAAQKVIEGDEKCLLDSRLGGEADLEEVRRASRVACWCIQDAEMDRPIMGQVVQSLEGVLEVDVPRIPRSLQHLMEDQISHMYDDVSSVAEQGASESSQGGYK; from the exons ATGGCTAGCAAAAGCAAACCATGCTTCTCTCTTCCTCCTTTTTTCccttcctttctcttcttcttcttcttcttcttcttttccctcaGAACTCATCTCTCTTTACCAACTGATTCTCTCTCTTTCGGCCAATCTCTCTCTGGAAAACAAACTCTGATCTCCAAAGAAGGCAACTTTGAGTTGGGTTTCTTCTCCCCATCCACCTCCAACAACAACTTTTACATAGGCATCTGGTACAAAAAACTCCCAACTCAAACTATCATCTGGGTTGCAAATAGAGATGCCCCTATATTCAAGACTTCATCTGCAGAGCTAAAAGTCTCAGATCAAGGCAACCTAGTGCTGCTTAACGGCTCCAAATCTCCGATTTGGTTGTCCAGTTCGACACCCTCATACTCCAACGCCACTTCAGCGGTTCTCCTCGATAGCGGCAATTTCGTTCTCACAAACAGT GTGAATTCATCGATCATATGGCAGAGCTTCGACCATCCGGGCGATACTTGGATGCCGGGTGGATGGCTTGGGTTTAACAAGATTACCGGAGAGTATCTAAGCATCACTTGTTGGGAAAACCCCGAAAACCCTGCCCGTGGTCCTTTTTCTGAGAGCTTGGACCCAGATGGATCAAACCAATATGTTCTACTATACAATGGGTCTCAAGTATATTGGAGTAGTGGGCTATGGAATGGCCAATACTTCTCCTCAGTTCCCGGAACTGCACAACAAACTGTGTTTAATTTCACCTTCGTTGACAACCGAGAGCGAAAGTATGCTATGTATACAATTACAGATAGCTCGGTGATCACTCGCTTTGTGGTGGGCTCTTCAGGGCTAGGGCAGCAATTTCTTTGGCTAAGTAATAGACAAGAGTGGCAGCCAGTGTTTACTCAACCTCTATCTCATTGTGATGTGCCCTCGCTTTGTGGACCTTTTGGGCTTTGCGACCTGGAAAGCCCGAGCCTTTGTCGATGCCCCCAGGGGTTTGAGCCAGTATTAAATGAGGAATGGGAGCTAAATGATTGGAATTTGGGGTGTAAAAGGAAAACCCAGTTGAAATGTGGGACTAAATCAAACTTGAacagagaaggagaagagagagacggGTTTTTTATGATGATTAATATGAGATTGCCGAGTAATGGAGAGAAATTAATGGTTATAAGTGCTGAGGAGTGTGAAATGGCTTGTTTGAACAATTGCTCTTGTAGTGCTTATTCTTTTGATACCAGTTGTTTGATCTGGACGGCCAATCTTCAAAATCTTCAGCAGTTATACAGTGGTGATCATGGAGGTGGTACAGTTTATCTCCGACTCGCTGCAGCTGATCTTCCTAGTACAAACAATTCACACAAAGTAAAAACCGTTGTTATAGTAAGCTTAGTCGGCGGTCTACTTGGTATGGTCATTGTTCTCTTTGGACTAATTTGGTTATGCAGACGTTGGAGGAAGTCTCAAATATTGAGCAAAGTGGAGGGCTCTTTGATTCGATTCTCATATGGTGATTTACGGCACGCCACGAAGAACTTCTCAGAGAAGCTTGGCGGTGGCGGCTTTGGCTCGGTATTCAAAGGAGCACTTCCGGACTCGACGCAAGTAGCTGTAAAGAAGCTCGAGGGATCCAGACAAGGCGAAAAGCAGTTCCAGGCGGAGGTGCTTACTCTTGGAGCCATCCAGCACATTAATCTTCTCCGCCTTTGCGGCTTCTGCTGTGAGAGTAGCCAAAGGCTTCTGGTTTACGAGTTCATGCCGAACGGATCCCTAGATTCCGTTCTGTTTAAAAAGGACTCCGATATCATGCTAAGCTGGAACATGCGCTATAGGATAAGTCTTGGAATTGCGAGGGGATTAGCGTACCTTCACGAGGAGTGCCGAGAATGTATCATACACTGCGACATAAAGCCAGGTAACATACTTTTGGATGCCGacttcaaagcaaaagttgCAGACTTTGGCATGGCCAAGCTTATCGGTCGCGATTTTAGCCGAGTCTTAACGACAATGAGGGGGACAATCGGGTACTTAGCTCCCGAATGGATTTCGGGTCTACCAATTAGCCCGAAAGTGGACGTTTATAGCTTTGGCATGATGCTTTTCGAGATAATATCCGGTCAGAGGAATAGTATGCACTTTGAGGAGGGCAGTAAGTACTACTATCCTTCATGGGCCGCGCAAAAAGTGATCGAGGGCGATGAGAAGTGCTTGTTGGATAGCAGATTGGGTGGCGAAGCCGATTTGGAGGAGGTGAGAAGGGCTTCTAGAGTGGCTTGTTGGTGTATTCAGGATGCAGAGATGGACAGGCCAATAATGGGGCAGGTGGTGCAGAGCTTAGAGGGGGTTTTGGAGGTGGATGTGCCGCGGATTCCGCGGTCTCTTCAGCACTT